CTGTCGCAGCGGCGCGCGCTGGCGATCGCGGCCTTATTGAAGGCGAAGGGCGTAAGCGCCGTGCCGGCCGCCCCTGCCGGGCAGCGGTTTGCGTTGATGACCAACGTTGGGGCGCCCGCCCAATGAGCCACGCATGCATAATTTTGCGATCTGACGCGGGAGCTACCCTGATCGTCGTGACCGCCGCGTTCGAATATTCCACCGGTACCGGTACCGTCACTGGTCGCGAACAGCGCCTCGAACGATATCTGGGCTAGGATACCGCACCATGATCCCTTCGCCCGAGGACATCGCATGATCGTCGCCATTGCTTTGGGAGTTGCCCTTATCGTCACGCTTGCGCTGACCCTCAGCCCATTCGCGCGCAGCGATGGCTGGCGTGCCACGGTCACGCCGCTCGCCTCGATCATCGGATCGGGATTCCTGATCTGCGGGCCGCTGCTCGCCCGCGAGTTCGGCAGCGCCGCCATCCTTGCCATGGGCCTGTTGCTGGCGATCGCCTATGCGGCGGGTTGGGTCATCCGCTTCAACATCACCCATGTCGAGAACCATCTGGCTGATGCGACCTTCAATGATCCGATCGCCTGGGTCGCGCGCATCACCCAAGGCGTCCTCGCGCTCGCCTATGCCGTCTCGGTCGCCTATTATCTGAAGCTGTTGGCTGAGTTCACGCTCAAGCCGATCGCCATTGACCCGGCGTGGCAGCCGGTTGCCGCCAACATCATCGTGACCGTCATCATCGCGCTCATGACGCTGCTGGCGCTGGGCGGGAGCCTGCGCAAGGTCGAGCATTTTGCGCATGGGACAGTATCGATCAAGATCGGCATCATCGCCGGCATGCTCGTCGCGCTCGGCATCGCCTGGGCCAAGGGCGGCATGATAGAACCGCTGCCGCCGGCGCGGATCTCCTGGGCCAGCATCCCGATGCTGCTCGGCCTCATCATTACCGTCCAGGGTTTCGAGACGTCGCGCTATCTCGGCCATGACTATGCCGCCGCGCTGCGGATCAAGACGATGCGTCATGCGCAGTGGATCGCGTCCGCCATCTATCTCGCCTTCATCGCCTTGCTAACGCCGTTCCTTGCACGCGCCGCAGCGACCGAGGGAGTGGCCGGCATCCTCGACATCATGGAGTTCATCGCGCCGGCGCTCGGCATCTTCGTTTTGGCCGGGGCCGTCTCCAGCCAGCTCAGCGCGGCGGTTGCGGACTCGATCGGCTCAGGCGGTCTGGTCAACGAGGTGTCGCGGCGCAAGATCAGCGTGCCGCTGGCCTTCACCCTTGCCGGCGCGCTCGCGGTGCTGGTGGTCTGGCTGACCGATCCGTTCCAGGTCGTGGCGCTCTCGTCGCGCGCCTTTGCCCTTTTCTACGCGATGCAGTGCGTGCTGGCGCTATTGGTCTCAATTCGAAGCGGCGCAGGATCAACGCTGTATCGCGTCGGCTTCGTCGCTGTCGGCGTTATCTGCCTCGTCGCGGTATTCGTCGGTGCGCCGGCGGAAGGGTAAGGCCGTCACCACGGTCATAAGCGCGTCGCTGAGGCGGCTTGCATTGCCTCGGCATCTGCAAGCCTCGCTGGGGTCCGGTGGCAAGTGGGTCGCGCTGTCGCTCCGCGCCGTCCGCAGCGGACTCCGAGATGATTTCGGGATCGCGGCCAGCTCGATCGCCTTTGCTGCCTTTCTCGCCCTCATCCCGCTCGTCGGCCTGATCGCCGGAGCCTATGGTCTGTTCGTCCCCGGCGAAACGGTGGCCCGCAACCTTGCAAAGCTGACCGCGATCCTGCCGCGCGACGCGCGAGGAATTGTAGCGGGTGGATTGCGCGATACGCTGACGTCCGGCCGCCCCGCCGGCGTGACGATCATCGTCTCGCTGGGCATCGCGCTGTTCAGCGCGCGCCGGGCGGGACGCTCGTTGCTCCACGGCATCAATCTGGCCTTTCGCATCGAGCGCGAGCGCCAGGGCATCCGTCGCCAGATCACGGCCATGCTGCTGGTGTTGGGATGTGCGGGCCTGGTGCTAACGGCCCTGATCTCGCTGTCGGTGCTCGCCTTCCTGCAAAGCTACGTCCCCGACGGGCTACCCGGCGCGCGGCTTGCCTCGACGATTATCCTGTTCGGATCGCTGACGCTCGGATCGGGCATCGGCCTGATGCTGGTCTATCGCTACGCACCGGCAAGCGGAGCGGCCATTCCCTGGCGATCGGTCATGCCCGGGACGATCGCGGGCGTCGCGATGTGGTTGGGGGCGACCCTCGTGTTCCGACTCTACGTTACGCATCTCGCGCGGTTCGATGACACCTATGGATCGTTATCCGCGGCAGTCATCCTGATGCTGTGGCTGATGGTGTCCGCCTGGGCGTTGCTGCTCGGCGCACGCCTCAACGCCGAGGCGATGGATCAAGCAGGTATTGAAATCGAGGAACGCACCGCATGAGCGACGGTCAGGCCGAACATCGGTATCGCAGTCGTCTGCTGACGCTGATCGCAGCCATCTTGCTAATCGGGGCGCTGAAGGCAGCTTTTGCGGTCGTGATGCCGATCGCTTTCGCCGCAATCATTATCGCGGCGTTATGGCCGCTCAAGCGCAGGCTGGCGCGGCACATGCCGTCTTGGCTGGCCTACACGTTGACGCTGCTGTCGCTGGTCGCGATTCTCGGTGCTTTCGTCGCTGCCGTCTATTTGTCGATCGGCCAGGTCATCACCGCGCTTACGGCAAACTGGACGAGCCTGGAGCAGGGATATAGCCGGCTGGCCGGATGGGCGGCCGAGCATGGCGTGCCGATCGCGGGGACCATCAACCGTCAACGGATCATGGCCCTACTGCAGCTGCTGGCGGGCGGTGTCTATGGGTTCGTCACCTATGTCGGGTTCATCGGCATCATCGTGATGCTCGGTTTGCCCGAAGTGCCACGGCTCAAGCGCCGGTTGTACGAGATGATGGAGAGCGGCGACCGCCGCGACATGCTGGGCGCCAGCGAAGACATCTCCGCTCAAGTGCGTCGCTATCTCGGCACGACGCTGGCCACCAGCGTCCTCACCGGGGTCGCTTCGACCCTGTGGTCGTGGATGACCGGACTCGAGCTGGCTTTGGTCTGGGGCATCCTCAATTTCCTGCTCAATTTCGTCCCTGTCATCGGCAACATCGTCGGTATCGTGCCGCCGGTGCTGTTCGCCTTCGTCCAGTTCGGGGGATGGCAGACGCCCGCGCTCGTCTTCGTCGGCTTCGTCATTCTGCAACTGACCATCAGCAATGTCGTCTACCCGCTGTTGCAGGGCAAGCAGCTCAGCCTGTCGCCGCTGGCGATCATCGTCGCCATGACCTTTTGGAGCTGGGTCTGGGGCATCGCTGGCGCGCTGATCGCGGTGCCGCTGACGGCCGCGATCGTCATCATCTGCGGGCAGTTTGATCGCAGCCGCTGGATCGGCAAGCTTCTGTCGGCCTGACCGATTTCTGACGATCACGAGGGAAGCGAGCCTCCCTTCGCGTTCAATCCACGATAATCGGGGCTGCAGCCATGATAGGTGAGGCACGAGAGGGATTTCGTTCGTTCGTCCCTCATGAAGAACAAAACGATTTACGTATTGCTCGCCTCGGTCACGCTTACGTTTTCCGCCGTCCCCACGATGGCGCACACATCGCAGAGCGGTTTGCAGGGCACCGCGGCTTCTGCACCGAAGTGGGAAAGTCTTTGGACGAACGCCAATCGTGCCGCCCTGAAGCAGGCGCTGGCCGACCGCGCCCGCCATGGTCTTGATCACCACGCATTCCTGCCGCCCGAGGTCGACGAGCTTCCAGCGGACGCTGCGACCCGTGCCTATACCAAAGCGGCGCAAGATTATGCCAATGCCCTGGCGAACGGCATGGTCGACCCGTCGTCACTTCACGAGGTCTATACGATTGCTCGGCCGACTGCAGATCGGACAGAAATGTTGGGTGAAGCCCTTCGCCAGAACCGTCTCGCCGAATGGCTCGACGGACTGGCCCCTGCCGATCCGGAATATAAAGCGTTGTCGCAAGCCTATGTCACCGCGAACCGTAATGGCGACGCCGAGGAGCCTGTCATCACGCTGGCGGAGAGCATTCACGTTGATGACGTGAACCCGCGCGTTCCAGAGATCGTCAATCAACTGGTAGGCGACGGCTATCTGGCCGCTCGGCCCTCGACCGAACCTGTCGACCTCTATTCGCCGGACATCGCGAATGCCGTGAAGGCATTGCAACGCGATTACGGTATTCGCGAGGATGGCATAATCGGCCCCAATACGCTCGGGGTGTTGACACTCGGCCCCGGCGACCGCGCGCGAACGCTTGCCGTTGCCCTGGAGCGGCGACGCTGGCTATCCCGGACGCCGCCTGCGACCCGCATCGACGTCAATACCGCAGCCGCGGAGCTTCGCTATTACCACGACGGACAGTTGGTCGATCGCCGCAAGGTCATCGTTGGCGAGCCGGACCGTGAAACCCCGCCCCTCGGTTCGCCGATTTACCGCCTCGTCGCAAACCCGACATGGACCGTACCAAAGTCGATTCCGGTGTCGAGAGCGACGATCCGCGCCAAAAACATGCGCCGGATCAATGGCTATTGGGTGCAACCTTCAGGGCCGGACAATGCGCTGGGTCTCGTCAAGTTCGACATGAAGAACAATCAGGCGATCTACCTTCATGACACGGCGGCTCCCGAGTTGTTCGACCGCAGTCAACGTCACCTCAGTCATGGCTGCGTTCGCGTTTCGGACGCCTTGGGCTTTGCCGCAATGCTGGCCGATCAGGAGGGCGTCGGCGATGCCTGGGCAAAGGCACATGCATCAGGCAATTACGAGACTATCGATCTTCCTCATGAGATCCCGGTCAGGCTGCTATACCACAACGCTTTTCTGGGAGACGACGGCAAGGTTGCGTTTCGTACCGATCCGTATGGCTGGAACGACGCGATAGCCGTAGAGCTGGGATTCAATAAGAAAATGTCCCACCAAGCAAAAGCGGAAGCCATCGATATTGGTCCGTGAAAAGCCGCATTTCACTCGAGACATTGGTGCGGTTCGATTTGCTGCGTGCTTCCCCACACGAGTTCGCTTCGCCGCCAAAGGTCGTTTTCATTCCGAGGATCCCGCCGCTTCCTCGACCTCCGACATAATCTGATTTTATCGGGCTCGAAGCGGCAAAAATTTTGACATTACGTAATTGGCGGTGATGCTGATGTAGCCGTCCGGCGACCACACGTAATTCGTAGCACTCGCTTTAAAGCAACTGCCGGTGGAAATGACTCGCGCCAGAACAAGTACAGCTTCCACTATGCTGATCCGCCTTCCCCCTGAGGCGAGGTTCTCCTGTCTGATTCACTGCCACACCGTAGGACAGACCTGACAACTCACGACAAATGAGCTGCCTGCCCTACATCATTCGCCCGCGCAGATCCGACATGATGACAATTGTGCCTGATACCATCAAAACGATGATCAAGGTCGAGAACAAGATCAGGAGAAGATCATCGCGTGCGGACCGACGCAGGCTGATATGCAGGAAGTAACGGAAGTGAACGGTCAGCTGGACCAGCGCGAGGCCGAACACCAGTCCCAAGGTTGCCCCAGCGCCGAAGGTCGGCCAGCGCACTGCCGCGAAGGCGGCCGCGGTAAGCGCCAGCGCGAGACCATAGCCGATCAGATAGCCCCGGATATCGTTCCATTTCTCGCGGCCCGGCCCCGTCATCGGATCAGCCCCTGAAGGTAGACGATCGAAAAGATGGCGATCCAGACAATGTCGAGGAAATGCCAGAAGAGGCCGAGCCGCAGCAGGTTGATCTTGACCCGGGCGTCGAGCCCGAACGTCGATAGCTGCACGATCATGACCACCAGCCATAGGCAACCTGCCAGAACGTGCAGACCGTGCAGCGGCACCAACGCGAAGAACGAGGACAGGAAGCCGCTCCGCGCCGGATAGGCGCCCTCCCCGATCATGGTTGCAAAGTCATGCAGTTCCAGTCCGAGGAACGCCAGCCCGAGCGCCAGCGTTATCGCCAGCCAGCCGAAGAGAACCGATCCGCTGGCCTCATATTTGACCGCGATCGAGGCCATGCCGAACGTCAGGCTGCTGGTCAGCAAGGTCAGCGTCTCGGCGAATGTCGGCCCGAGCTTGTAGGCATCGGCGGGCGTCGGCCCGCCGGCCGTCGCAGCTAACATGGTGCCGTAGACGGCGAACAGCAGCGCGAAGATCACTGCATCGCTCATCAGGAAGACCCAGAAGCCGAACACGTCGCCCTCCGCCTGCTCATGCGTATCCGTGTCGGTCGAACCCAGGTTGAGGCCGGGGTGCTTCACCTCGCCCGCATTCATACCGTCACCTCGGCCAAGCCTTCGTTGACCGTCATCGTTTCGCGTTCGCGCGGTATCGCTCGCGCCTGAGCGATGGCGTCGTGCCACCGCTGCTCGATCCGTGCGATATCGGCGGCAGGGATGACACGCTGGACGTCGCGGACGAAACTGCGGGCGATGACCGTGCCGATGAGCGTGACAAGGCACAG
This Sphingomonas insulae DNA region includes the following protein-coding sequences:
- a CDS encoding YihY/virulence factor BrkB family protein, yielding MPRHLQASLGSGGKWVALSLRAVRSGLRDDFGIAASSIAFAAFLALIPLVGLIAGAYGLFVPGETVARNLAKLTAILPRDARGIVAGGLRDTLTSGRPAGVTIIVSLGIALFSARRAGRSLLHGINLAFRIERERQGIRRQITAMLLVLGCAGLVLTALISLSVLAFLQSYVPDGLPGARLASTIILFGSLTLGSGIGLMLVYRYAPASGAAIPWRSVMPGTIAGVAMWLGATLVFRLYVTHLARFDDTYGSLSAAVILMLWLMVSAWALLLGARLNAEAMDQAGIEIEERTA
- a CDS encoding L,D-transpeptidase family protein, translated to MKNKTIYVLLASVTLTFSAVPTMAHTSQSGLQGTAASAPKWESLWTNANRAALKQALADRARHGLDHHAFLPPEVDELPADAATRAYTKAAQDYANALANGMVDPSSLHEVYTIARPTADRTEMLGEALRQNRLAEWLDGLAPADPEYKALSQAYVTANRNGDAEEPVITLAESIHVDDVNPRVPEIVNQLVGDGYLAARPSTEPVDLYSPDIANAVKALQRDYGIREDGIIGPNTLGVLTLGPGDRARTLAVALERRRWLSRTPPATRIDVNTAAAELRYYHDGQLVDRRKVIVGEPDRETPPLGSPIYRLVANPTWTVPKSIPVSRATIRAKNMRRINGYWVQPSGPDNALGLVKFDMKNNQAIYLHDTAAPELFDRSQRHLSHGCVRVSDALGFAAMLADQEGVGDAWAKAHASGNYETIDLPHEIPVRLLYHNAFLGDDGKVAFRTDPYGWNDAIAVELGFNKKMSHQAKAEAIDIGP
- a CDS encoding AI-2E family transporter: MSDGQAEHRYRSRLLTLIAAILLIGALKAAFAVVMPIAFAAIIIAALWPLKRRLARHMPSWLAYTLTLLSLVAILGAFVAAVYLSIGQVITALTANWTSLEQGYSRLAGWAAEHGVPIAGTINRQRIMALLQLLAGGVYGFVTYVGFIGIIVMLGLPEVPRLKRRLYEMMESGDRRDMLGASEDISAQVRRYLGTTLATSVLTGVASTLWSWMTGLELALVWGILNFLLNFVPVIGNIVGIVPPVLFAFVQFGGWQTPALVFVGFVILQLTISNVVYPLLQGKQLSLSPLAIIVAMTFWSWVWGIAGALIAVPLTAAIVIICGQFDRSRWIGKLLSA
- a CDS encoding cytochrome o ubiquinol oxidase subunit IV, with the translated sequence MTGPGREKWNDIRGYLIGYGLALALTAAAFAAVRWPTFGAGATLGLVFGLALVQLTVHFRYFLHISLRRSARDDLLLILFSTLIIVLMVSGTIVIMSDLRGRMM
- a CDS encoding cytochrome c oxidase subunit 3 yields the protein MNAGEVKHPGLNLGSTDTDTHEQAEGDVFGFWVFLMSDAVIFALLFAVYGTMLAATAGGPTPADAYKLGPTFAETLTLLTSSLTFGMASIAVKYEASGSVLFGWLAITLALGLAFLGLELHDFATMIGEGAYPARSGFLSSFFALVPLHGLHVLAGCLWLVVMIVQLSTFGLDARVKINLLRLGLFWHFLDIVWIAIFSIVYLQGLIR